aaaatctgaaaaaaatgtgaagctacatatatatggtgcccaggcctcacaacactttccatatcgatatttgctaaaattaagttaataatagtatattacaatatttttggggaaattgagtagaaaccccccttaagtttatcctagatttaTGAAAGTTTGTagtagtgtagtgtagtgtagtgtagtaGTATACAGAATGTCATATGAaacatgttatccccaagtttgatcaaaatcgtactattactaacaaagctacagtagctcaaaattgaccgtgtaaatttactgaaattaaATATCAATGTCACACTAAGGTGAGTAATCTACATAACGGACTAAGTACAAATGGAATAATTCTCTActgaaatatactcacagaagaagcaaacaaaacctttcatacctgaagcgccgagtttccggtttcccgacttggcaTTTGTTCTGACCGGGAAATAACTTTCAAATTATCGGGTGTCAGATTTTCGAGAGTAACctctatttattttattaataaaaattaatttccaaCTTAATAATAAACAATTTATAAACAGATATTTTTTCGatgtaaaatatttttgacGATACTTAACAAGGCAATTAGTTTAAATATTCTAAATTTATCAATTAAACTAttataaaatcacaaaaaaaaatatttttcaaactgcATTTTGCAGAAAGTCAAAGCAACGCGAAACTACTAATTTAAAAACTCATTTCTTCCCTTATTGTCTTAGGTAGCGGTCATCTAACTTTACATAACTacattaattatatttttttacggACAATAAACATGTACATCTTACATGATTGCTTTGCTTAATTAAATCTGTGTGAAAAGTAGTGGGGGCAATTCTAGTCGCCACAATGAATGATGGAACTTTATTAGCCAACAAATGACTTCAATGGAAAGTTGGCGAAGAAAGTTGCAGATTCATATGGAACCTTTAGttattttaaatttacacaATAAGCTATAGTCATGGCCTACGTCATTTAGTATTTTACAAATAGACAGCGGGGATTTCGTTGACGTATTTCTCTAAATTCCCAGAGCGCTGGGTGTATGTTGATGCGAACATAACCGTTTcaagggatcggtcatctagtTAACCATCAGTATTTTAGTTAAGTTGAGTTTATTGCCCCCTCTTGTTGTGATTCCTATCTCTACATTTGATTCATCGACCTACTCGGTGAAGCGGGCAGGGAAGTTGAAACAGAGAGTTCCGAAGGCGAATCCGCATTCGATTCACTCGATGCTGTTAACCCAGATATCTCCTTCCGCTCTTTGGAGAACCTAAACCGGGTAATATGACGAAAAGAATGCGTACCTGATACAAGCTTCGCTGATGCCCCGTCTTGTTGACAATCTTGTCGATGAGAAGACCTTGTCTCTACTCCTTGTGACGAGGACAATGATTTTTGAGTTCCACCTTCAGTTGATACACTAAATAAAGACGTTTGATCGGTTTTATCCTGGCTCGAAGCTGATGACTGTCCCTCAACTCTCGCTATGGCAGAGTTGAAACAAGCTCTTAGatcaagtgggggtggttttatgtCTGATGAATCATCTCCATCTGATGAATCTTCAGCTAGAACTGTAGCAGCATACATTTTGGACCCAAGTAGAGACTTGCTGCGAGGTGGCATTTCGGTTAGTTCTATTTCTGGAAGGGAGTCTATTGACATCGAGCGCGAACGACATGAAGCCAGACAGCAAATTTCATCTCTCAATCGCTGCCACCAACTTCTCCGCCTAACATTTTCCCGGGTTCCCATTACGCACGTATAAATTTCTATCAACATAAAAGAAGATAT
The window above is part of the Hermetia illucens chromosome 3, iHerIll2.2.curated.20191125, whole genome shotgun sequence genome. Proteins encoded here:
- the LOC119651820 gene encoding uncharacterized protein LOC119651820, producing the protein MGTRENVRRRSWWQRLRDEICCLASCRSRSMSIDSLPEIELTEMPPRSKSLLGSKMYAATVLAEDSSDGDDSSDIKPPPLDLRACFNSAIARVEGQSSASSQDKTDQTSLFSVSTEGGTQKSLSSSQGVETRSSHRQDCQQDGASAKLVSGTHSFRHITRFRFSKERKEISGLTASSESNADSPSELSVSTSLPASPSRSMNQM